A genome region from Methanolinea sp. includes the following:
- a CDS encoding thymidylate synthase: MRCIRAHTLASAHEQVVKVVLEKGTPLTTENGEETVEAEEVAIRVERPDTHPMVSPASRFSENFMEQYARDLLSGSRSAFEYDYHERLFHWGNGLFAGDCSPVHVDQVAYITRKIRENPATRRAIAVTWNPARDQSVGDCPCLQLVQCVARSGLLHMKVVFRSNDMLTAAGANMFALVALQRHIAGELGLGLGSYTHVSLVPHIYYVRDAADIEPFCRRGEAISPIPEVCRACGKCP, translated from the coding sequence ATGCGCTGCATCAGAGCCCACACCCTCGCCTCCGCGCACGAGCAGGTGGTCAAGGTCGTCCTCGAGAAGGGGACGCCCCTCACGACGGAGAACGGCGAGGAGACCGTGGAGGCCGAGGAGGTCGCGATCAGGGTCGAGCGGCCGGACACGCACCCGATGGTGAGCCCTGCCTCGAGGTTCTCGGAGAACTTCATGGAGCAGTACGCCCGTGACCTCCTCTCCGGGAGCCGCTCCGCATTCGAGTACGACTACCACGAGCGTCTCTTCCACTGGGGCAACGGGCTCTTTGCGGGAGACTGCTCCCCCGTGCACGTCGACCAGGTCGCGTACATCACCCGGAAGATAAGGGAGAACCCCGCGACGCGGCGTGCAATCGCCGTCACGTGGAATCCCGCGAGGGACCAGTCCGTGGGGGACTGCCCCTGCCTGCAGCTCGTGCAGTGCGTCGCACGGTCGGGCCTCCTCCACATGAAAGTGGTCTTCCGCAGCAACGACATGCTCACCGCCGCGGGCGCGAACATGTTCGCCCTCGTTGCGCTCCAGCGGCACATCGCGGGGGAACTCGGGCTCGGGCTGGGGTCGTACACTCACGTCTCCCTCGTGCCCCACATCTACTACGTCCGCGATGCCGCCGATATCGAGCCGTTCTGCAGGAGGGGGGAGGCTATTTCCCCCATCCCGGAGGTGTGCAGGGCGTGCGGGAAGTGCCCGTGA
- a CDS encoding RNA-processing protein, translated as MPSYWFGDVSGGKCTPAESRDPEYLSLRLDRILSTGEALPMPAWEVARDCGFVGSRAEYLHVLRALCVFRAGRALARVAAGPEQELLQMVRVRDRLDEAINDLSESALAWHAAVTPGFTRKYRALGGKEALGAISAGGSPRLKEVAAAIAQLGCARDGLTREISRLASEIVPNTAALTGGVVAARLLAAAGGLVALSRLPGSAIQVLGARTALFSHVRSGTPPPKHGIVYQCRAVHRAARYRRGKVARTLSAKLAIAARIDLFRGEVDRAFIEEARGAVRRAGGGREG; from the coding sequence ATGCCTTCTTACTGGTTCGGCGACGTCTCGGGGGGGAAGTGCACACCGGCGGAGTCCCGCGACCCGGAGTACCTCTCCCTCCGCCTCGACAGGATCCTCTCCACGGGGGAGGCGCTCCCGATGCCCGCGTGGGAAGTCGCGAGGGACTGCGGGTTCGTCGGTTCGCGCGCCGAGTACCTGCACGTTCTCCGCGCGCTCTGCGTGTTCCGCGCCGGGAGGGCACTTGCCCGCGTTGCCGCGGGACCCGAGCAGGAACTCCTCCAGATGGTCCGCGTGAGGGACCGGCTGGACGAGGCGATCAACGACCTCTCGGAGAGCGCACTCGCATGGCACGCGGCGGTGACACCCGGATTCACGCGGAAGTACCGGGCCCTCGGGGGGAAAGAGGCACTCGGGGCCATCTCCGCGGGGGGGAGTCCCCGCCTAAAGGAGGTCGCGGCGGCCATCGCCCAGCTAGGGTGCGCGAGGGACGGCCTGACCCGCGAGATCTCGCGCCTCGCGTCGGAAATCGTCCCGAACACGGCGGCGCTCACGGGGGGTGTCGTGGCAGCACGCCTCCTCGCCGCGGCGGGAGGCCTCGTTGCCCTCTCCCGCCTCCCGGGTTCCGCGATCCAGGTCCTCGGTGCCCGGACGGCGCTCTTCTCCCACGTGCGTTCCGGGACACCGCCGCCGAAGCACGGGATCGTGTACCAGTGCCGCGCGGTGCACAGGGCGGCGAGGTACCGGAGGGGGAAGGTCGCGAGGACGCTCTCCGCGAAACTCGCCATCGCCGCGAGGATCGATCTCTTCCGGGGGGAGGTGGACCGCGCGTTCATCGAGGAGGCACGCGGGGCGGTGCGGAGGGCGGGGGGAGGAAGGGAAGGATGA
- a CDS encoding tripartite tricarboxylate transporter permease has product MWEIVAGTAAGVALGTVSGLLPGIHVNTLAAVLIASLSVLAPLFGPAFLAAVLVSALVAHCFLDAVPSTFLGIPDADTAIAVLPAHSLCLEGRGEEAVRIAALGSATGIVLSVPLCILLIFLVPPVQPYVDWASGIVIAGVVAVLVLHSPSARVSTGVFLVSGILGLFAFRYAYLSQSPLGTGAILMPLLSGLFGISVLLFSGKGAIPPQQFTGISLEDGGIARGTLLGSVAGIVVGWLPGLSNATANGVLASVVDCGRDRREYILATSAANTTNALVGLAAFYAVERTRNGVVSALSALEVPPLHLLLVSASLAALLAYVVTVACAGLARSLEGIDRTRLAAAVIAFVTFVSFLTTGPFGLLVLALATAVGCVPRLLAVPQVFCMGAVMLPVVLFSFGFSIA; this is encoded by the coding sequence ATGTGGGAAATCGTCGCGGGGACGGCAGCAGGGGTGGCCCTCGGCACGGTATCGGGGCTTCTCCCGGGCATCCACGTGAATACCCTCGCAGCCGTCCTCATCGCCTCCCTCTCCGTCCTCGCGCCGCTCTTTGGACCTGCATTCCTCGCCGCGGTCCTCGTCTCGGCGCTCGTCGCGCACTGCTTCCTCGACGCGGTCCCGAGCACTTTCCTCGGCATCCCGGATGCAGACACCGCCATCGCCGTCCTGCCCGCCCACTCCCTCTGCCTCGAGGGGAGGGGGGAAGAGGCAGTCCGCATCGCCGCCCTTGGGAGCGCGACAGGGATCGTCCTCTCTGTCCCGCTCTGCATCCTCCTCATCTTCCTCGTGCCCCCCGTCCAACCCTACGTGGACTGGGCGAGCGGGATAGTGATAGCCGGGGTCGTCGCGGTCCTCGTCCTCCACTCCCCCTCGGCGCGCGTCTCCACGGGTGTCTTCCTCGTCTCGGGAATCCTCGGGCTCTTTGCATTCCGGTACGCGTACCTCTCCCAGTCCCCGCTCGGCACGGGCGCGATCCTCATGCCGCTCCTCTCGGGGCTGTTCGGCATCTCCGTCCTCCTCTTCTCCGGGAAGGGCGCGATCCCTCCCCAGCAATTTACGGGGATATCGCTGGAGGACGGGGGGATCGCGAGGGGAACGCTCCTTGGGTCGGTCGCGGGGATCGTCGTCGGGTGGCTGCCCGGGCTCTCGAACGCGACCGCAAACGGGGTCCTCGCGTCGGTCGTCGACTGCGGACGCGACAGGCGCGAGTACATCCTCGCCACCAGCGCGGCGAACACCACGAACGCCCTCGTGGGACTCGCGGCGTTCTACGCCGTCGAGAGGACGCGAAACGGCGTCGTCTCCGCGCTCTCCGCCCTCGAGGTCCCCCCTCTCCACCTCCTCCTCGTCTCCGCGTCCCTCGCGGCGCTCCTCGCGTACGTGGTCACGGTTGCATGTGCAGGGCTCGCCCGCTCCCTCGAGGGGATCGACAGGACGCGGCTCGCCGCTGCCGTCATCGCGTTCGTCACGTTCGTGTCGTTCCTCACGACCGGGCCTTTCGGACTCCTCGTCCTCGCGCTCGCGACGGCCGTCGGGTGTGTCCCCCGGCTCCTCGCGGTACCGCAGGTCTTCTGCATGGGCGCGGTCATGCTCCCCGTGGTCCTCTTCTCGTTCGGCTTCTCGATCGCCTGA
- a CDS encoding uroporphyrinogen-III synthase, which yields MRIAITRLKEKAAEDRARCAARGHECYAVYPLEAVPDPAEIEMFVRLANEGAFDCIFFTSALTVRLVAPRVERWPRVVAIGPQTGRELEKCGVRAEVLGSFYSRDFVRHVGSWIAGKHVGIPRADVPNPGLVASIESAGGRVTQAHCYSLRPTGIPLPLADADAVLFTSAMSYRVAVFEGRPGLLFLAIGEVTASAMREGGHAPHVVGDGSLEGTLSAFDRFLSRPRGGAG from the coding sequence ATGCGAATCGCGATCACGAGGCTCAAGGAGAAGGCCGCCGAGGACCGGGCACGCTGCGCCGCGCGGGGACACGAGTGCTACGCGGTCTATCCCCTCGAGGCCGTCCCGGACCCCGCCGAGATTGAGATGTTCGTCCGCCTCGCGAACGAGGGCGCGTTCGACTGCATATTCTTCACGAGTGCCCTCACCGTCCGCCTCGTCGCGCCGCGGGTGGAGAGGTGGCCGCGCGTGGTCGCGATCGGGCCGCAGACGGGGCGGGAGCTCGAGAAATGCGGCGTGCGGGCCGAGGTCCTGGGCAGTTTCTACAGCCGGGACTTCGTCCGCCACGTGGGCAGCTGGATCGCCGGGAAACACGTCGGCATTCCGCGCGCGGACGTGCCGAATCCGGGTCTCGTCGCGTCCATCGAGTCCGCGGGGGGGCGGGTCACGCAGGCCCATTGCTACTCCCTCCGGCCGACCGGGATACCCCTCCCCCTCGCCGACGCGGATGCCGTCCTCTTCACGAGCGCGATGTCCTACAGGGTGGCCGTCTTCGAGGGGCGGCCCGGTCTCCTCTTCCTCGCCATCGGCGAGGTCACCGCATCCGCGATGCGGGAGGGGGGGCACGCCCCCCACGTCGTGGGCGACGGGTCGCTCGAGGGCACGCTCTCCGCGTTCGACAGGTTCCTCTCCCGTCCCCGTGGTGGTGCCGGGTGA
- a CDS encoding RNA-guided pseudouridylation complex pseudouridine synthase subunit Cbf5: MSGEGAIPLPAGGILVLDKPRGPSSHQVTAWAGDILGTKVGHAGTLDPGVSGVLVVMLGKAVRLAPVLLSHEKEYVAVVRFHGNPGVEAVGRLCREFSGRIYQRPPRRSSVARALRIRTVRSLELLEMEGRLAVLRVTCDAGTYIRSLCHHLGLAAGCGAHMQELRRTRSGPFGEESARTLAELRDAADAFREGFSRPLLGMVLPVEAAVAGLPEVVVRDTAVDALCHGASLAGVGILSRGSFREGDRVAVLTRRRELVCVGRALVPSERVSPGMPGLAIAPECVLLPPGTYPKGWKAKRERSREE, from the coding sequence GTGAGCGGGGAGGGTGCGATTCCCCTGCCCGCGGGAGGTATCCTCGTCCTCGACAAGCCCCGCGGCCCCTCGAGCCACCAGGTTACCGCGTGGGCGGGCGATATCCTCGGCACGAAGGTCGGCCACGCGGGCACGCTCGATCCCGGCGTCTCGGGTGTCCTCGTCGTGATGCTCGGGAAGGCGGTCCGCCTCGCGCCCGTCCTCCTCTCGCACGAGAAGGAGTACGTCGCCGTCGTGAGGTTCCACGGGAATCCGGGAGTGGAGGCTGTGGGGAGGCTCTGCCGGGAGTTTTCCGGCCGTATCTACCAGAGACCGCCGCGGAGGAGTTCCGTTGCGCGGGCACTCCGGATAAGGACCGTCCGTTCCCTCGAGCTCCTGGAGATGGAGGGGAGGCTTGCCGTCCTGCGGGTCACCTGCGACGCGGGGACGTACATCAGGTCCCTCTGTCACCACCTCGGCCTTGCGGCCGGGTGCGGCGCCCACATGCAGGAACTCCGCCGGACGAGGTCGGGGCCTTTCGGGGAGGAGTCCGCGCGGACACTCGCGGAGCTCCGCGACGCCGCGGACGCGTTCCGCGAGGGATTCTCCCGCCCCCTCCTTGGGATGGTACTCCCGGTGGAAGCAGCCGTCGCCGGCCTGCCGGAGGTCGTCGTACGCGACACGGCCGTTGATGCCCTCTGCCACGGCGCTTCCCTCGCGGGGGTCGGGATCCTCTCGCGCGGGTCATTCCGCGAGGGGGACCGCGTCGCGGTCCTGACGCGCAGGAGGGAGCTCGTCTGCGTGGGGCGCGCACTCGTCCCCTCCGAGAGGGTTTCCCCGGGGATGCCGGGCCTCGCCATCGCGCCGGAGTGCGTCCTCCTCCCCCCGGGGACCTACCCGAAGGGGTGGAAGGCAAAGAGAGAAAGATCCCGCGAGGAGTGA